One Comamonas odontotermitis genomic window, AGGTATACGGCGTGGATGGGCTCCAGCACGCCCGTGTTGAAGGGCTCCAGCACCACTTTCAATCGGCCTGCAGCAATGTCGCTCCATGCATGAAAGAGTGACAATCTGGCAATACCCGCCCCCTCCACCGCCATGTTGCGCATCACGTCCCCGTCATTGACGCGCAGCGCCTCACCGATCGGCACATCCACTGCGCGGCCATCCACGGTAAACGGCCAATGGGGCACAGTGCGCTGGTAGTTCCAGCCGATGCGAATGTGGCGCGCCAGGTCCCCCGGATCCTGTGGCGTGCCGTGGGCAGCCAGATAGGACGGCGCGGCCACGATCACCTGGCGCGTGTAGCCAAGCAGCCGAGCCACCACGTCAGACGAGGGCAACTTGCCCCAGCGGATGGCAATGTCGGCCTGGGCCTCCATCAGATCCACGACATGGTCGGTAAAGCTCAAATCCAGTACCAACTCGGGATAGGTCTGCATCAAGCGCACCACCAAGGGAACCAGCAGCTTTTGCCCGGTGGATGAGCTGGAATTGATGCGCACAACGCCTTTGGGAACGCTGCGCAGCGAGGCCGCATTTTCCACATCGTTCAAATCCGCCAGCACGCGCTGGCCGCGCTCGTACAACTGGCAGCCTTCAGGCGTCAACTGCACGCGGCGTGTGCTGCGCAGCACCAGTTGAGCCCCCAGGCGCGCTTCGAGGCGGGCCACGATCTTGCTGATGGCCGAGGGCGACACGCCCAGATGGCGGGCTGCGGCCGAGAAGCTGCCCTTTTCCGCCACCTGCACAAACACTTCCAGTTCGCCGGAGCGGTTGATTTCAAACTGCGGGGCTGCAGCAGAACGGGTGGCTTGCATGGTTTTTCCTTGGCCAGGGAGCGGTTTATTTGTGCCACAGCAGCACAAATGCGTTTCCATTATTCCATCTACACAAAGGCAGTGCCAGTCACGACAATTCCTTCTTCCGGGTACGAAGCCCTCCGCTTACCCGCACTGAAAGGAACTTCCCCATGCCCGTATCCCTACTGGCACTCGCCGCCGGCGCCTTTGGCATCGGCACCACAGAATTCATCATCATGGGCCTGCTCACCCAGGTCAGCCAGGACCTGGGCATCAGCATTCCCACGGCAGGCACCCTCATTTCGGGCTACGCCTTTGGGGTGGCCGTGGGCGCGCCAGTGCTCACCCTGCTGACGCGCCACTGGCCGCGCAAGCAGTTGCTCCTGAGCCTGATGCTCATCTTCATCGCGGGCAACGTGGCGGCGGTGTTTGCGCCCAACTACGGCTCGCTGATGGCTGCACGCGTACTCACCTCGCTCACGCACGGCACTTTCTTTGGTGTGGGGGCCGTCGTTGCCACCAGCCTGGTGCCCAAGGACAAGCAGGCCTCGGCCATTGCGCTGATGTTTTCCGGCCTGACGCTGGCCACCCTGCTGGGCGTACCCGCCGGCACCTGGATCGGCCAGCATTTTGGCTGGCGCATGGCCTTTGCCGCTGTGGCCGTGGTGGGAGTCGTCGCGTTGGGCATTCTGGCGTTGTTTGTGCCACGCGACCTGAAGCAATCGGCCCCTGCCGCGCTGCGCGATGAACTGTCGGTACTGGCAAGCACCCCACTGTGGCTGGGTCTGGGCATGACGGTGTTCGGCTTTGGCGGCGTATTTGCGCTCTACACCTATGTGGAGCCGCTGCTCTCGCAGATCACCCACATGGGCAACACGGGAGTGGCGATCACCCTGCTGCTGTTTGGCGCTGGCTCGGCCGTGGGCAACATCGCTGGCGGCAAGCTGGCCGACCGTGGTGTGGTGCGGGCGCTGTGGATCACGCTGGGTGGTCTGGTGGCAGTCCTGGTGCTGGGCCGTTGGGCGTTTGGCCAGTCGGGCGCCGTGGCCATGGCCTATGTGGCAGCGCTGGGCGTGGTGGCCTTTGCCACCGTGGCCCCCATGCAGATGCGCGTGATGCAAGGCGTGGGCAGCCAGGGCGCCACCTTGGCGTCCAGCCTCAATATTTCGGCCTTCAATCTGGGCAACGCGCTGGGCGCCTGGGTGGGTGGCAGCCTGATTGCGGGCGCGGGCCTGCTGTCGATAGCCTGGGGGGCCGCTGCGCTGTCAGCCCTGGGCTTGGTGCTGGTGGGCATGAGCCAGCGCCGCACGGCTGGTGTGGCATGTGCCGCCAGCGCTTCTGCATAAGCTTTTCAAAAGGGTTTTGCCATGGAATACCGTTACCTCGGCCAATCCGGCCTGAAAGTACCCGCGCTGGGCCTGGGCACCGGCACCTTTGGCGGGCAAGGCCCGCTGTTCTCAGCCTGGGGCCAGAGCGGCGCAGACCATGCCCGGCGCATGATCGATATCTGTCTGGATGCCGGCCTCAACCTGTTCGACAGCGCCGATGTGTACTCAGACGGCGCATCGGAGGCCGTGCTGGGCGAGGCGCTCGCCGGGCGTCGCCAGCACGCCATCATCTCCACCAAGGTCGGCCTGCGCACCGGCAGTGGGCCCAATGATGCAGGCAGCTCCCGCCAGCACCTGGTGAGCGCGGTGGAGGCAAGCCTCAAGCGCCTCAAGACCGATTACATCGACCTTTTACAGTTGCACGCGTTTGACGCCCACACGCCGGTCGAACAGGTGCTGCAAACCCTGGACCTGCTGGTGCAGGCAGGCAAGGTGCGGTATGTGGGCGCATCCAACTTCTCGGGCTGGCAGTTGATGAAATCGCTGGCTGCCGCCGACCGGCGCGGCCTGCCGCGCTATGTGGCCAACCAGGCCTACTACTCGCTGATTGGCCGTGACATGGAGTGGGAGCTGATGCCGCTCGGCCTGGATCAGGGTGTCGGCACCATGGTGTGGAGCCCGCTGGGCTGGGGACGGCTCACGGGCAAGATTCGCCGTGGCCAGCCCATCCCTGAACAGAGCCGCCTGCACCAGACCGAACAGTTTGCACCGCCCGCGGCCGCCGAGCATTTGTACAAGGTGGTCGATGCGCTGGAGGCTGTGGCGCAAGATACCGCCAAGAGCGTGGCCCAGGTCGCCATCAACTGGCTGCTGCAGCGCCCCACGGTCGCCAGCGTATTGATTGGCGCGCGCAACGAAGAGCAATTGCAGCAGAACCTGGGTGCCG contains:
- a CDS encoding LysR family transcriptional regulator, producing MQATRSAAAPQFEINRSGELEVFVQVAEKGSFSAAARHLGVSPSAISKIVARLEARLGAQLVLRSTRRVQLTPEGCQLYERGQRVLADLNDVENAASLRSVPKGVVRINSSSSTGQKLLVPLVVRLMQTYPELVLDLSFTDHVVDLMEAQADIAIRWGKLPSSDVVARLLGYTRQVIVAAPSYLAAHGTPQDPGDLARHIRIGWNYQRTVPHWPFTVDGRAVDVPIGEALRVNDGDVMRNMAVEGAGIARLSLFHAWSDIAAGRLKVVLEPFNTGVLEPIHAVYLGKPDQLPSRTRAVLDFLKSHVDLTHAEQLPLAWLQP
- a CDS encoding MFS transporter: MPVSLLALAAGAFGIGTTEFIIMGLLTQVSQDLGISIPTAGTLISGYAFGVAVGAPVLTLLTRHWPRKQLLLSLMLIFIAGNVAAVFAPNYGSLMAARVLTSLTHGTFFGVGAVVATSLVPKDKQASAIALMFSGLTLATLLGVPAGTWIGQHFGWRMAFAAVAVVGVVALGILALFVPRDLKQSAPAALRDELSVLASTPLWLGLGMTVFGFGGVFALYTYVEPLLSQITHMGNTGVAITLLLFGAGSAVGNIAGGKLADRGVVRALWITLGGLVAVLVLGRWAFGQSGAVAMAYVAALGVVAFATVAPMQMRVMQGVGSQGATLASSLNISAFNLGNALGAWVGGSLIAGAGLLSIAWGAAALSALGLVLVGMSQRRTAGVACAASASA
- a CDS encoding aldo/keto reductase is translated as MEYRYLGQSGLKVPALGLGTGTFGGQGPLFSAWGQSGADHARRMIDICLDAGLNLFDSADVYSDGASEAVLGEALAGRRQHAIISTKVGLRTGSGPNDAGSSRQHLVSAVEASLKRLKTDYIDLLQLHAFDAHTPVEQVLQTLDLLVQAGKVRYVGASNFSGWQLMKSLAAADRRGLPRYVANQAYYSLIGRDMEWELMPLGLDQGVGTMVWSPLGWGRLTGKIRRGQPIPEQSRLHQTEQFAPPAAAEHLYKVVDALEAVAQDTAKSVAQVAINWLLQRPTVASVLIGARNEEQLQQNLGAVGWQLNAEQMRLLDDASAVMPPYPYYPYWNGQFSELAPPAVRSSVQTL